A single region of the Aptenodytes patagonicus chromosome 7, bAptPat1.pri.cur, whole genome shotgun sequence genome encodes:
- the TNNT3 gene encoding troponin T, fast skeletal muscle isoform X13, with protein sequence MSDTEEVEQGEEEYEEEEEVQEEEEKPRIKLTAPKIPEGEKVDFDDIQKKRQNKDLIELQALIDSHFEARRKEEEELVALKERIEKRRAERAEQQRIRAEKEKERQARLAEEKARREEEDAKRKAEDDLKKKKALSSMGATYSSYLAKADQKRGKKQTARETKKKVLAERRKPLNIDHLNEDKLRDKAKELWDWLYQLETEKYDFTEQIKRKKYEILTLRCRLQELSKFSKKAGAKGKVGGRWK encoded by the exons AGGAGAAGCCCAGAATAAA ACTAACTGCTCCTAAAATACCGGAGGGTGAGAAAGTAGATTTTGAT GACAtccaaaagaaaaggcagaacaaagaCCTGATTGAACTGCAGGCCTTGATTGACAGCCACTTTGAAgccaggagaaaggaagaggaagagctggTTGCCCTCAAGGAGAGGATT GAGAAGCGCAGAGCTGAAAGAGCAGAGCAACAGAGAATCCGGGCTGAGAAGGAGAAGGAGCGTCAGGCAAGGCTTGCG GAGGAAAAGGCACggagagaggaagaagatgcCAAGAGAAAAGCTGAGGATGATCTCAAGAAGAAGAAGGCTCTGTCCTCCATGGGTGCCACATACAGCAGTTATCTGGCTAAG GCTGAtcagaagagagggaagaagcaaacagctagaGAGACAAAGAAGAAGGTCCTGGCAGAGAGGCGCAAGCCCTTGAACATTGACCACCTTAATGAAGACAAGCTGAG GGACAAGGCTAAGGAACTGTGGGACTGGTTATATCAGCTGGAGACTGAAAAGTATGACTTTACAGAGCAgatcaagaggaaaaaatacgAG ATTTTAACACTGCGTTGCAGGCTGCAGGAGCTTTCCAAGTT CAGCAAGAAGGCAGGAGCCAAAGGCAAGGTTGGCGGGCGCTGGAAGTAA
- the TNNT3 gene encoding troponin T, fast skeletal muscle isoform X8 — MSDTEEVEQGEEEYEEEEEVQEEVHEPEEAPEEEEKPRIKLTAPKIPEGEKVDFDDIQKKRQNKDLIELQALIDSHFEARRKEEEELVALKERIEKRRAERAEQQRIRAEKEKERQARLAEEKARREEEDAKRKAEDDLKKKKALSSMGATYSSYLAKADQKRGKKQTARETKKKVLAERRKPLNIDHLNEDKLRDKAKELWDWLYQLETEKYDFTEQIKRKKYEILTLRCRLQELSKFSKKAGAKGKVGGRWK, encoded by the exons TTCATGAGCCAG AGGAAGCCCCTGAAGAAG AGGAGAAGCCCAGAATAAA ACTAACTGCTCCTAAAATACCGGAGGGTGAGAAAGTAGATTTTGAT GACAtccaaaagaaaaggcagaacaaagaCCTGATTGAACTGCAGGCCTTGATTGACAGCCACTTTGAAgccaggagaaaggaagaggaagagctggTTGCCCTCAAGGAGAGGATT GAGAAGCGCAGAGCTGAAAGAGCAGAGCAACAGAGAATCCGGGCTGAGAAGGAGAAGGAGCGTCAGGCAAGGCTTGCG GAGGAAAAGGCACggagagaggaagaagatgcCAAGAGAAAAGCTGAGGATGATCTCAAGAAGAAGAAGGCTCTGTCCTCCATGGGTGCCACATACAGCAGTTATCTGGCTAAG GCTGAtcagaagagagggaagaagcaaacagctagaGAGACAAAGAAGAAGGTCCTGGCAGAGAGGCGCAAGCCCTTGAACATTGACCACCTTAATGAAGACAAGCTGAG GGACAAGGCTAAGGAACTGTGGGACTGGTTATATCAGCTGGAGACTGAAAAGTATGACTTTACAGAGCAgatcaagaggaaaaaatacgAG ATTTTAACACTGCGTTGCAGGCTGCAGGAGCTTTCCAAGTT CAGCAAGAAGGCAGGAGCCAAAGGCAAGGTTGGCGGGCGCTGGAAGTAA
- the TNNT3 gene encoding troponin T, fast skeletal muscle isoform X12: MSDTEEVEQGEEEYEEEEEVQEEVHEPEEKPRIKLTAPKIPEGEKVDFDDIQKKRQNKDLIELQALIDSHFEARRKEEEELVALKERIEKRRAERAEQQRIRAEKEKERQARLAEEKARREEEDAKRKAEDDLKKKKALSSMGATYSSYLAKADQKRGKKQTARETKKKVLAERRKPLNIDHLNEDKLRDKAKELWDWLYQLETEKYDFTEQIKRKKYEILTLRCRLQELSKFSKKAGAKGKVGGRWK; the protein is encoded by the exons TTCATGAGCCAG AGGAGAAGCCCAGAATAAA ACTAACTGCTCCTAAAATACCGGAGGGTGAGAAAGTAGATTTTGAT GACAtccaaaagaaaaggcagaacaaagaCCTGATTGAACTGCAGGCCTTGATTGACAGCCACTTTGAAgccaggagaaaggaagaggaagagctggTTGCCCTCAAGGAGAGGATT GAGAAGCGCAGAGCTGAAAGAGCAGAGCAACAGAGAATCCGGGCTGAGAAGGAGAAGGAGCGTCAGGCAAGGCTTGCG GAGGAAAAGGCACggagagaggaagaagatgcCAAGAGAAAAGCTGAGGATGATCTCAAGAAGAAGAAGGCTCTGTCCTCCATGGGTGCCACATACAGCAGTTATCTGGCTAAG GCTGAtcagaagagagggaagaagcaaacagctagaGAGACAAAGAAGAAGGTCCTGGCAGAGAGGCGCAAGCCCTTGAACATTGACCACCTTAATGAAGACAAGCTGAG GGACAAGGCTAAGGAACTGTGGGACTGGTTATATCAGCTGGAGACTGAAAAGTATGACTTTACAGAGCAgatcaagaggaaaaaatacgAG ATTTTAACACTGCGTTGCAGGCTGCAGGAGCTTTCCAAGTT CAGCAAGAAGGCAGGAGCCAAAGGCAAGGTTGGCGGGCGCTGGAAGTAA
- the TNNT3 gene encoding troponin T, fast skeletal muscle isoform X10, which produces MSDTEEVEQGEEEYEEEEEVQEEEEAPEEEEKPRIKLTAPKIPEGEKVDFDDIQKKRQNKDLIELQALIDSHFEARRKEEEELVALKERIEKRRAERAEQQRIRAEKEKERQARLAEEKARREEEDAKRKAEDDLKKKKALSSMGATYSSYLAKADQKRGKKQTARETKKKVLAERRKPLNIDHLNEDKLRDKAKELWDWLYQLETEKYDFTEQIKRKKYEILTLRCRLQELSKFSKKAGAKGKVGGRWK; this is translated from the exons AGGAAGCCCCTGAAGAAG AGGAGAAGCCCAGAATAAA ACTAACTGCTCCTAAAATACCGGAGGGTGAGAAAGTAGATTTTGAT GACAtccaaaagaaaaggcagaacaaagaCCTGATTGAACTGCAGGCCTTGATTGACAGCCACTTTGAAgccaggagaaaggaagaggaagagctggTTGCCCTCAAGGAGAGGATT GAGAAGCGCAGAGCTGAAAGAGCAGAGCAACAGAGAATCCGGGCTGAGAAGGAGAAGGAGCGTCAGGCAAGGCTTGCG GAGGAAAAGGCACggagagaggaagaagatgcCAAGAGAAAAGCTGAGGATGATCTCAAGAAGAAGAAGGCTCTGTCCTCCATGGGTGCCACATACAGCAGTTATCTGGCTAAG GCTGAtcagaagagagggaagaagcaaacagctagaGAGACAAAGAAGAAGGTCCTGGCAGAGAGGCGCAAGCCCTTGAACATTGACCACCTTAATGAAGACAAGCTGAG GGACAAGGCTAAGGAACTGTGGGACTGGTTATATCAGCTGGAGACTGAAAAGTATGACTTTACAGAGCAgatcaagaggaaaaaatacgAG ATTTTAACACTGCGTTGCAGGCTGCAGGAGCTTTCCAAGTT CAGCAAGAAGGCAGGAGCCAAAGGCAAGGTTGGCGGGCGCTGGAAGTAA